Below is a window of Agrobacterium vitis DNA.
GCCGACCCTGCATTTCGGCTTGCGCCTGCATGAGCGCCTCCAAACGGCGATCCTCGCTCGCCTGCCGCTCGGCGGCAATCGCGGCTTCGAGGTCGAAATCTTCCTTTTGGCGAAGTTTTAAACGCAGACGCAGCCAGAGAGCAGCGAGCACAACCACGGCCAGGATCAGCGCCAAGGCACCGAAACTGAACTGGTTTTCACCATAGGCGAGTGCGGGCCTGCTGAGGGCGGAAAGCAATTGGTTCATAGGCGCAATCTAGCAGGTTTGTCACCGAAGACCAGATCAAATCATGAACAAAATCTGCGATGCCGGCCAGTTTTTCGGAAAGGGCATCGGCAGGAATTCTATCAAATATTTCGAAAAGCGAAATGACTGGAGGTGCGAGGCCTTCATTGAAGAGACTGAGCAAGCCTTCCCGAGCGCGTTAACGCCAATGGTTTCGTCTGTTCCAGATGCCCCGAGGGAGGGTAGGGCTGCCAGCCATCGCCCATCTTGCCGTACCCATTTCATTCCCTCGATTCGCCGGGTGCGCAGCTGCATGGCCAAGCATTCTCCAAGGTCGTTTCAACCCACGTGAATTCGCGGTTGAATTTAAAATATGGAAATAAAATCAAACGAATAGAAAAGCCGTAAGCCTCGCACAAGTTTTTATAGACATCAATTCGCTACGACAACAATTATACAGAAAGACCGTTATATGTCTCTTGCATCTGCAATGAACTCATCGGTATCGGGGCTGACGGCGCAGTCCAATAAACTCACCTCCATCGGGGATAATATTTCCAATACGAGCACGACCGGCTACAAAGGCACGGAGACTGCTTTTTCGAGTTTGGTGAATGGCGGAACGACTTCGACGACCACCCAAACAGTGTCCCAGTCGGGCGATCTGGAATCGACCTCGTCGGAGACGGATCTGGCGATCGACGGTGACGGATATTTCGTTGTCCAGAACGATGAGGGTGATGTTTTCCTGACCCGTCAAGGCGACTTCGAAATCGACGAGGATGGTTACCTTGTGAACTCATCCGGTTACACGTTGCTGGGCTATTCCTATGACAATGGCGAACCGGCTTCTGTCATCAATGGTTTCGACGGTCTTGAACCGGTGAAAATTGACACCAGCGAGGTCACGGCAGCGGCCACGACCACCGGCGAAGTCAGCGGCAATCTGGAAAGCGATGAAGAAGTCGTTTCTGGGGATACGCCGTCTTCGAACTCGGCGGATGCCACCTACACGGCGAAGTCTTCGATCGTCACTTATGACGAGCAGGGTGCCTCCACCCAATACGACATCTATTTCACCAAGACCGATGACGATGAGTGGGAGGTTTCGATCTACCGCAATGACGAGGCTAATGACGATGATGACGGAACCAGCTTCCCCTATGATAATGGTGAGCTTGGCTCGACAACATTGACCTTCGATAGCACAGGGGAGTTGGAAGACGGCAGCACGAGCACCCTGTCCTTCACCGATTCCGAGACAGGCCTTACGATTGATCTGGATTTTTCGGATATCACCCAGACGGCCACCTCCACCAGCATAGAGGGTAGCGCAAACGGCAGTGCTGCCAGCAGCTCGTCCGACTACACGATCGGCAGCGATGGCGTTATCAGCACCGTCTCTTCCGACGGAACCACGACAGATACCTACAAGATTGCTCTGGCTACCGTCGCCAGCCCTGACAACCTTGAGGAAGTCGATGGCACTGCCTATCAGGTGGATGCAGATTCCGGTACCGTCGTCGTCGGCTTTGCTGGCACAGGCAGCTTCGGCACCATCGAATCCAGCACACTGGAAAGCTCAAACGTCGACCTGGCATCGGAACTTTCGGACATGATCGCCGCCCAGCGCGCCTATAGCGCCAACTCCAAGGTGTTCCAGACGGCAGCCGACATGCTCGACACCGTGATCAACATGGTCCGGTAACGGATCGCAGATCTATCGGCTGTCATCTCTTCGGACTCATGGAAAGATTATGCAGCAGATATAAAGCGTTACAGCGCCGTCGCCCTATATGGCGCACGACGCTGCAAGGGGAGCAAAGGAGAGGCCCATTCCTTCACCAGCGCGCCACGCTTGAACGTCACCGCTCATTCCGGTGACGTTTCCCGAAAAACCTGCCGTGTGCCCGCACGGCAGGTTTTTCGTTTTCTCCATATCGGTCGTACCGTGGATCACGCGGTTTCAGCCGTTTCGATTTCATACCGCCGGGCGATAATATCCCAGGCCTCGTCAGCGGTTTCGACAAAGCTCAATAGCTTGACATCGTCGGGTGCAATCGTTCCGAACTCTGCCAGGCTGTCGAAATCAATAATCCTGTGCCAGAATTCCCGACCGAACAGGATGAGCGGGATTGGCGCCATGCGCTTGGTCTGGATCAGCGTCACCGCCTCGAACATTTCATCCAGCGTGCCGAAGCCGCCGGGAAAGACGACGATTGCCTTGGCCCGCATCAGGAAATGCATCTTGCGGATGGCGAAATAGTGGAAGTTGAAGGACAGGTCCGGCGTCACGAACGCATTGGGAGCCTGCTCATGTGGCAACACGATATTCAAGCCGATTGATGGCGCGCCAACGTCGGCGGCACCGCGATTTCCCGCTTCCATCACGCCTGGCCCGCCGCCGGTGACGATCACATATTCCTGATAGTTGAACCGTGCCGCATATTGGCTGCATTGCCGGGCAAAGGCGCGGGCCTCGTCATAAAATACTGATGCGGCTTCGAGATTGCGCCGCTGTATGTCGTTGCGCGCCGCCCAGGCGGATTGGCCGGGTGCCGGAATGCGCGCACCGCCGAACATCACCACGGTGGATTTGATGCCCCGTTCGGAGAGCACCATTTCGGTTTTCAGCAATTCCAGCTGCAAACGCACGGGGCGCAATTCTTCCCGGCACAGGAAATCTTCATCGGCATAGGCCAGACGATAGGATGGCGACAAGGTTTGCGGCGTTTGCGGCACGATCCGGGCATTCTGCCGGTCCGTCTGGTTGTCCTTCAGCGGCGCCCAGCTGCCATCCGTCTTTCGCCGTTTTCCATTGCGCATCTTCGCCATCTTCGAACCTTTCATCTCTTGCCGAACCGCTGCATGATCCCGTCAATCGAGTGGGATTTATGACGGCGGAGGCGCTTTCTGCCGACGGACTTCTCGCATCCGCGCTGTGATCAAAGCTACGGCATTGCCTTGGAAAACATGCGTCTGAGAGGACGCTGAACGGTTCCCAAGGGCAAGCCAATGCGCTAGAGAAAATTACCAGTTTATCAACGCAGGACCGATGGCATCGGGACTTGACGTTAGCCAATGAAGTTTAAGGAATCCTCATGAGTGCCATGGACCTCTCCTCTTTGCAGACTGTCATCGATACTGCATTCGACAATCGCGACACCATTACCCTCTCGACCAAGGGCGAAGTGCGCGATGCTGTCGAGCAATCGCTTGCCCTGCTCGACCAGGGAAAGGTGCGGGTTGCCACCCGTGGAGAGGATGGTCAATGGACCGTGCATCAATGGCTGAAAAAGGCTGTGCTGCTTTCCTTCCGCCTCAATGACATGGAAGTCGTCAAGGGCGGGCCGGGGGCTTCGACCTGGTGGGACAAGGTGCCGTCCAAATTCGAAGGCTGGGGTGAAAACCAGTTCCGGGCCGCCGGTTTCCGTGCCGTGCCCAATGCGGTCGTGCGTCACTCGGCTTTCATTGCCCCCAATGCCATTCTGATGCCGTCCTTTGTCAATCTCGGCGCTTATGTCGGCGAGGGCACCATGGTCGATACCTGGGCGACGGTAGGGTCCTGCGCCCAGATTGGCCGTCATGTGCATCTGTCGGGCGGCGTCGGCATTGGTGGCGTGCTGGAACCGATGCAAGCCGGGCCGACCATTATCGAGGACAATTGCTTCATCGGTGCGCGCTCCGAAGTCGTGGAAGGCTGCATCATTCGTGAAGGTGCGGTGCTCGGCATGGGCGTCTATATCGGCAAATCCACCAGGATCATCGACCGCGCCACCGGCGAGGTGATGTATGGTGAAGTGCCGCCTTATTCCGTGGTCGTCGCAGGCGCGATGCCATCGCCCAATACCATGCCGAACGGCTTGCCAGCGCCTAGCCTCTATTGCGCCGTCATCGTCAAACGCGTCGATGCCCAGACCCGCTCCAAGACCGGTATCAACGAGCTGCTGCGGGACTGATCTGCGGCTGACTTTCCGGGCAGGAACACGGCGATCCTTGGCCGTTCCTGCCCCTTTCAGTCGCGATTGCGTCCGCCCTTTCCCCTTGCCTCGTTCTCAAGATCGATATGTCAAAGCATCCAGCCAATTCATCCGCCACCGATCCCGTTGAAAATCTCCAGACCCTGATCCGCTGCCCCTCCGTGACGCCTGCCGAGGGCGGGGCGCTGTCGGCGCTGGCCGCCATGCTGGAGCCGTTGGGCTTTACCGTGGAACGGATGGTGGCGCGCGAAGACGGCACGCCTGATGTCGAGAACCTCTATGCCCGGTTGGGGACGGAGGGGCCGCATCTGATGTTTGCCGGGCATACCGATGTCGTGCCTGTCGGCAATGAGGCGGACTGGACCTATCCGCCGTTTTCCGCCGAGATCGCCGGAGGCGAGCTATATGGGCGTGGTGCGGTCGACATGAAGGGTGGCATCGCCTGCTTTGTCGCAGCCATTGCCCGCCATATCGAAAGCCATGGTGCGCCGAAAGGCTCGATCTCCTTCCTGATAACAGGGGATGAGGAAGGGCCCTCAATCAACGGCACCACCAAATTGCTGGAATGGGCCGCCGCCAAGGGCGAGCGCTGGGATGCCTGCCTGGTGGGTGAGCCGACCAATCCAGATCAGCTTGGCGATATGATCAAGATTGGCCGACGCGGTTCGCTGTCAGGCGAGATCGTCGTCAAGGGCGTCCAGGGCCATGCCGCCTATCCGCATCTGGCCGACAATCCGGTGCGAGGCGTGATCAAGCTTGCGGAAGCGCTGATGCATCCGGCCTTCGATGCGGGTACCGAGAATTTCCAGCCTTCCAATCTGGAAGTGACGACGATTGATGTCGGCAATGCTGCTACCAATGTCATTGCGGCCCGTGCCAGCGCCAAATTCAACATTCGCTTCAACGATACTTGGACCGCCGAGACGCTCAGGGCCGACATCATTGCCCGCCTGGATGCGGCCAGCGCCGACCCGCTGCTGCGACCGGGCCGCCCGCCGATTGCCTATGAGCTTGTCTGGGCCGACCGGCCAAGCCAGGTGTTCCTGACCCGCAACAATGCGTTGATCTCCTCCTTGAGTGCGGCCATTGAAAAAATGACCGGCAGAACGCCAGCCCTGTCGACAACAGGTGGCACGTCTGACGCCCGCTTCATCAAGGATTACTGCCCGGTGGTGGAATTCGGCCTTGTCGGCCAGACCATGCATATGGTCGATGAGCGGGTCGCCGTCCCGGACCTGGAGGCGTTGACCGGCATATATGGCGCCTTCATCAGCAGTTGGTTTGCCCATGCCGGGGCTTAAGGAGGTTGAAATCTACCTGACCGGGATCTGGCTGTTGCTGAAGGGCGACCGCCAGGGGTTCAGCTATCTCGATCTGTCCGACCGGGGCGTCAACCGCTCCTTCTGGTCCATCGCCTGGTCCTTGCCGGCCATGATATTTTCCTGGGTGTTCTGGTACAGGGCATTGCTGGAGGATATCCCGGTCTATCAGCAAATGCGGACCCTGTTTTTCCTGCGCATGTCGATGATCGATCTGGCTAGCTGGATGCTGCCGCTGATTTTGGTTGGCTTCATCTGCCGCTTCTTCTCGATTGACGACCGCTTCAACGCCCTGGTGGTGACATCCAACTGGCTGGCGCTGCCGATTGCCTATGCCAATGCGCTGCTGATCGCCATATCCGTCCTGATGCCGGGGCTCGGGCAGGTGGTGATCTTGCTCTGGCTATTGCTCTTGCTTGGCTTGGTCGGCGGCGTGTTCCGGTTGACATCGGCGGTACTGGATGGCCAGACTTTGTTGGTCTCGACCATCACCGTGGTCATGCTGGTGCCGACGACGCTGCTGTCGGAGTTCCTGGAACGCTATCTGGACGTCGCACCGCTCTAAAAAGCGGTTTTGGATTGCCGCGGCACTTGCTTGCGTTGTTCAGCGCTTGACCGATCGCCCTGCGCCGGACACGAAAATTTTTATTCCGACCTGCAAGACCCATGATAGTTTGCACTCACAATGGGGATTCTGTGATGATCAAACGCCGGACACTGGTTGCCGCTGCAGCCGCCTGCCTCGCTATGCCTGGTTTGCTGAGGGCCAAGGAGCTCGGTCCGCAGGAGATTTTCTTCGATAAGGATATTCCCGTGCTGGGAAATCCAAAGGGTGATGTCACCATTGCCGAATTCTTCGATTATCAATGCGGCTACTGTAAAACCTATCACCCTATTGTCAGCAAAGTGGTGAGGGACGACGGTCATGTGCGGCTGGTGATGAAGGATTGGCCGGTCTTTGGTCCGGCCTCAGTCGTCGCGGCCCAAGCTGTTCTTTCCATTCCCGACCTCGGCCAGTACAAAGCGGCCCAAGATGCCCTGCTGGATATGAAGGGCGGATTGACGCCCGATAGCGTTTCCCAGGCGCTTGAAAGTGTTGGTGTCAACATGACTGCCGTCAAGGCTGCCGCCAACAAGAACAGCGACAAGATTTCTCGCCTGCTCGACCGCAACTGGCTCCAGGCGCAAGCGCTGAGTTTTCGCGGCACGCCATCCTTCGTGATCGGCACGACGCTCTATCCCGGCGCGCTCGATGAAAAAGCGTTGAAGGAGGCGATTGCCAAGGCGAGGGCTGCATAAGTTTGGTGATAGCTCCTCTGACGCTTGCCCCCCGTTCCTTTCTGGCCTCACTGTTTGCTGCCGCCGTTGCCGCGGCCGATCCGCTGAATGGTATCCGAACCCATTTGCCCGCAAGGCCGAAAGGCCGCACTGTGGTGGTTGGTGCCGGCAAAGGCGCTGCCCAGATGGCCGCTGCACTTGAAACGCTATGGGATGGCCCGCTGGAAGGCGTTATCGTCACCCGATACGGTTATGGCTGCCCGCTTGCCCGGCTGGAACTGCTGGAAGCGGCGCATCCGGTGCCCGATGCCAATGGCCTCGCTGCGGCTGAACGGCTGAAGCGCGCCATTGCTCCGCTTGGCCCGGATGATCTGGTGATTGCCCTGATCTGCGGCGGCGGCTCGGCACTGCTGCCCGCTCCTCCGACAGGTATGACGTTGGAAGACGAGATCTACCTTAACAGGCAATTGCTGGCCTGCGGTGCGCCGATCAGCGCGATGAACGTGGTGCGCAAACATCTGTCAACGATCAAGGGTGGAAGACTGGCGGCCTTAACCAGAGCGCCGGTCATCAGCCTGATCGTTTCCGATATTCCCGGCGACAACCCGGCGCATGTTGCCTCTGGCCCGACCGTGCCGGATGCCTCAACCCGTCATCAGGCGCTGGAGATTGTTCGTACCTATGGTTTGCGCCTGCCGCAGACGGCATTGGATCACCTGAATTCTCCAGCCGCCGATGCGCCTCATCCAGATGATCCAGCCTTTGCGCGCGACCGGCATCATATCATCGCATCAGCCAGCGTCTCCCTTGAGGCAGCAGCGCTTGCCGCAGAAGCAGCTGGCGTGCGCGCTGCAATCCTGTCCGACAGTATCGAGGGGGAGGCGCGCGATGTGGCTGGCGTTCATGCCGCGCTGGCCCGTGAAATCGCGGCCAAGGACCGGCCATTTCCCAAGCCGGTCGTATTGCTGTCCGGTGGCGAAACCACGGTCACCATGAAAAGCCAAGGAGTGCAACCCACAGGGCGCGGTGGGCGCAACGGCGCTTTCGCGCTCGCCATGGCGCTGGGTATTGCTGGTCACGATATTGAGGCTGGTCACGGTATCGAGGTACTGGCCGCCGACACCGATGGCATTGATGGCACGGAAAACAATGCCGGTGCCTTTGTCGATGGCACCAGCATTATCAGGTTGAAACAACTGGGGTTGGATGGTGCGGCCCTGCTGGACGCCCATGACAGCTACAGCGCCTTTGAAGCGCTGGGCGACCTGTTTGAAACCGGCCCGACTGGCACCAATGTCAATGATTTCAGGGCAATCCTGATCCTTTGAGCGCTCGCAAGTTATGCGGGCGTCACTTCATCAGCCTCGTATTTATAGGTGGTCGAGCAGAATTCGCAGGTCACGGAAATTTCGCCTTCTTCTTCGCTGGCGGCGATTTCTTCGGCGGTGAAGCCCTTGAGCACGCCCTTGATCTTGTCACGCGAGCAACTGCACCGGTCATGGACGGCCTGCGGTTCATAAACCCGGACGCCGCGCTCATGAAAAAGCCGGAACAGCAGCCGTTCGGTGCCGATCTGGGGATCGGTCAACTCGTCGCCATCGATGGTTTCCACCAGCATCCGGGCTTCCGCCCAATTGTCATCATCCGGACCGTCATAGTTGTTATCGTCGCCATCGCCGCCCGGCAGGTCGCCCTGATGCATGCGCTCAGGGGCTTCCGGCAGGAATTGCGCGATCAGCCCACCAGCGCGCCAGCTGTGGCGCGGCTTGCCGGAACTATCTCGATCAAACAGCTCGGCCACGGCCAGCCGCACCCGCGTCGGGATCTGCTCCGACTGGCGAAAATAGAAACCGGCAATGTCTTCCAGCGAGGAGCCATCCAGCGGCACGATGCCCTGATAGGGCTGCATGTAATTGCCCTGATCGATGGTAAAGGCCAGGATGCCCGCGCCGAGCAGGTCGGTCGGTGTCGATTTGCCGTCCGCCAGTGCCTGCGCCAATCGCTCTTCGTCAAAGCGGGCATAGGCGCGGACATTTTCTGGCGTGGCAAAATCACAGACCAGCAAATCGACCGGGCCATCGCTCTTGGTCTGCACGATGAACTTGCCTTCGAATTTCAGCGAGGTGCCGATCAGCACCGTCAGTGCAATCGCCTCGGCCAGCAGGCGGGCAACAGCCGGTGGATAGTCGTGCCGATCCAGGATCGTGTTGAGCAAAGGCCCAAGCTGGACCGCGCGGCCCCGCACATCCAGACCATCGACCTGGAAGGGCACGACCCGGTCATCGCCGGCAAAGCCGAACTCGCCCAACGCGCTCAATTTGTCTGTCATGGCACAACTCCTGGCACGAATGCATCCCTGGATGAATGCAGGGCAACGCCATGCATCTACCGCACGGCGCTGCAATCTAAAATGACTGCATGACGATTATTTGGTCAAGGTAGGTTCACAGCGACCTGTCCGAACCGAGGAAAAGCCCATGCCTCGAAACAAGACGGACAAATGGTATCTTACCGCTTCAAGATCAAGCGGTAAAATTGCGCATCAGCCATGCTCTCGCAATCTCGCGGGGCAGCGCATCCTGCAACCCCGCTATTTAAGGCTTTCAACAGCCTGAAACCGTCAAACCGCGCCAAAGCACCAGGCGAGAATGGACTTCTGGGCATGCAGCCGGTTTTCCGCCTCGTCGAACACGACCGATTGTGGCCCGTCGATCACTTCATCGGTCACTTCTTCCCCGCGATGAGCGGGTAAGCAGTGCATGAACAATGCATCGGGCTTTGCCTGCTTCATCAGGGCGGGATTGACCTGGAAGGGCTGGAATACGTTATGGCCGCGTGCCTTGTGCTCCAGGTTCATCGATACCCAGGTATCGGTGATCACGGCATCGGCACCGGTCACGGCCCGGTCGGCATCGTGGCACAGCATGATCTCGCCGCCATTGTTGCGCGCCCAGTTGAGGATCTGGTCTTCCGGCTCAGAGCCCATTGGCACTGCCATGTTCATCCGGTAGCCGAAGCGGGCAGCCCCTTCGACCAGCGAATGCAGGACATTGTTGCCATCACCCGTCCAGGCCAGCGTCTTGCCCCGGATCGGGCCGCGATGTTCCTCGATGGTCATGATGTCAGCCATGATCTGGCAGGGATGGGTGAGGTCAGTCAACGCATTGATCACCGGAACAGTGGCGTGCTCGGCCAGTTCCAGCAAGCGGTTGTGATCGGTGGTGCGGATCATGATCGCGTCGACATAGCGTGACAGAACCTTGGCCGTATCGCCAATCGTCTCGGCGCGGCCAAGCTGCATTTCCGTGCCGGACAAAAACAGCGTTTCGCCGCCCAGTTGGCGCATGCCGACATCGAAGGAGACGCGGGTGCGGGTCGATGGCTTTTCGAAGATCATCGCCAGCATCTTGCCGGCCAGCGGCTTATCCGCTGTTCCGGCCCGGGTCCTGGTCTTGCGCTGATGGGCGTCGGACAGAATAGAGTGAAGGTCCTCGGACGTCATGGCCGAGAGATCGAGGAAGTGTTTCGGGGATGCCATGGTGTTACCTGTCGTTCATGCCTGAGCGATTTTGAGGGCGGCCTGCGCGGACAAGGCCTCGGCGGCCTGTTCGATGCGCTTGAGGCCTTCTCGGGCCTGTTCGGCAGTCAGCGTCAGAGGCGGAAGCAGGCGGATGACGTTATCACCAGCCGGAACGCCCAGGATATGCTCTTGGCGCATTGCATGCAGCAGGTCCGAAGACGGCACCGCGGCCTTGATGCCGAGCATCAGGCCTTCGCCGCGTACGTCTTCGATCACGCCTGGAAAACGGTCTTTCAGACCGGCCAGACCCTGGCGGAAGACCAGCGCCACATCCCGGACATTTTGCAGGAAGTCATCGGCCAAAACCAGATCGAGAACGGCATTGCCGACCGCCATGGCCAGCGGATTACCGCCATAGGTGGTGCCATGCACGCCAGCCGTCATACCGGACGCAGCCTCTTCTGTGGCAAGGCAGGCACCGAACGGGAAACCGCCGCCGATACCCTTGGCCACCGCCATGATATCGGGGGTGAGGCCAGCCCATTCATGGGCGAAAAACTTGCCCGTCCGGCCAACGCCCGACTGCACTTCGTCGAGAATGAGCAGCAGGCCCTTTTCGTCGCAGATTGCCCGCAATTCACGCAGGAACTCGGTCCCAACGACGCGGATACCGCCTTCGCCCTGGATCGGTTCGATCAGCAACGCAGCCGTGCTGTCGGTGATCGCCGCCTTCAAGGCGTCGAGGTCGCCGAACGGCACCTGGTCGAAGCCGGGCGCCTTGGGGCCGAAGCCTTCAAGATATTTTTCCTGGCCGCCCGCCGCGATGGTGGCGATGGTGCGGCCATGAAAGGCACCCTCGAACGTGATGATATGGAATTTTTCCGGATGGCCCTTGCTATAGTGATAGCGGCGAGCCGTCTTGATGGCGCATTCCAGCGCTTCTGCACCGGAGTTGGTGAAGAATACCTTGTCGGCAAATGTCGCCTCGACCAGCCTTGCGGCCAGGCGTTCCTGGCCGGGAACTTCGTAAAGGTTCGAAAGATGCCAGACTTTCTCCGCCTGGCTTTTCAACGCCTCGACGAGATGCGGATGCGAATGGCCGCAGGACGTCACGGCGACGCCGCCGGCAAAGTCGAGATATTGCTCGCCTGTTTCGGTATAAAGCCACGGGCCCTCGCCTCGCTCGAAACGCAGCGGCGCACGTGAAAACGTGTTGAACAGCGGCGTTGATGTCTGAGCCATGACGGAAAATCCTTTCGAGCGGCTTTTTGAAGTCTGAACGATGTTGCATGCCAACCACCGAAAAACCGGTGGAAAAATCAAAAATGCCGCCTTTCGGCGGCATTTGCACTATTCCGGCTTCCGCCAGCGTTGTCAACAAAACATAGGGGCAAAGGTATTGCAACCGGATCGTACCGAGATGTTCTTGGAAACCCTCTTGATGAGATCGCATCGATAAAAAATCGGTGGATAGCAAGTTGGGGAAAAGCCTGAAATTCGATTCACGATGATTCGGCGACTCTTGTCACGGAGTCAGGCTCACACTAGGTTAATGACGAATTACTACACTGCATGCGGCGGAAACAGTCACCGACAACACGAGGAAAGTTGGGTTCCGGAACCTTCTGGGACATGGATGATGGATTCCGCGTCAAGCGCGTGCACCAGGCGGAGATTGCGGCATGAACTGGACGGACGAGCGAGTTGAAAGACTCACGAAATTATGGGCCGAAGGCCTGAGCGCAAGTCAGATTGCGACACAGCTTGGCGGCGTCAGCCGGAATGCCGTGATTGGCAAGGTGCATCGGTTGTGCCTTCCGGGCCGCGCCAAGGCAGGCGGTCCTACTGCCACGCCAGCGCGCACACCCAAGCGGCCAGCACCGTCCACGCCCCGCGCACCGAACTTTGCCGCACGCACGCCTTCGAGCGCGCCGCGTCCAGCCGCGCGCACTGCGGCGGCGACCGCGCTGAACGACGATCTCGACATGGATGTCACCGAGAACATGGCTGTCCTGCCGGTTCTCAACACCACCATCCTGCCAGCCTCGCGCCGTCTGTCGCTGACTGATCTCACCGAGCGGACCTGCAAATGGCCGGTTGGCGACCCGATGACCGATGAGTTTCACTTCTGCGGCTGTGACAGCCAGGATAACTCGCCCTATTGCAAATATCACGCGAAGCTCGCCTACCAGCCGGTAAACGAGCGGCGCAGGGCTGCTGCGAACGCGCGCTGATTTCTACCCGTTGATCTCTGATCGCATGTCATAAAAAAGCGAGCCGCCCGGCTCGCTTTTTTCGTTCCACTGGGTTTTCGGCCAAAAAACCGTGCAACTAAGCTTATGCTTCCATCGAATAGCCAGCACCGCGCACCGTGCGGATCACGTCCTGCATGTTGGAAAAGTTGAGCGCCTTGCGCAGCCGTCCGACATGGACATCCACCGTGCGCTCGTCCACGTAAATGTCATGGCCCCAGACGCCATCCAGCAGTTGAGAGCGCGAAAACACCCGACCGGGTGAGGTCATCAGGAATTCCAGCAGCCGGAATTCGGTCGGCCCGAGGCGTACTTCGCGGCTCTTGCGATGGACACGGTGGGTTTCGCGATCAAGCTCGATATCGCCGCACCGCAGCAGGCTGGAGAGAACTTCCGGCTTGGCGCGGCGCAGCATAGCCTTGACACGGGCCATCAGTTCCGGCGTCGAGAAAGGCTTGACGACATAATCGTCGGCACCGGTGGCAAGTCCACGCACCCGCTCGCTCTCTTCGCCGCGCGCCGTCAGCATGATGATCGGCAGGCGCTCGGTATCGGGCCGCATCCGCAGGCGACGACATAGCTCTATGCCGGAAACACCCGGCAACATCCAATCGAGGATCAGCAGATCCGGTACCCGTTCCTGCAGGCGAAGCTCGGCTTCGTCTCCCCGCAGAATGGTTTCGACCTCATAGCCTTCAGATTCCAGATTATAACGCAAAAGGACGCTCAGGGCTTCTTCGTCTTCAACGACGGCAATTTTCGGCAGCATTCGATCCCATACCTTCAATGAGAGAGTCTTCCCGCAAGCCTTTCCTTGTCCGCTCTGGCGAAAAAGAACATGGCAATACGAGAATTTCGATGTTTA
It encodes the following:
- a CDS encoding flagellar hook protein FlgE → MSLASAMNSSVSGLTAQSNKLTSIGDNISNTSTTGYKGTETAFSSLVNGGTTSTTTQTVSQSGDLESTSSETDLAIDGDGYFVVQNDEGDVFLTRQGDFEIDEDGYLVNSSGYTLLGYSYDNGEPASVINGFDGLEPVKIDTSEVTAAATTTGEVSGNLESDEEVVSGDTPSSNSADATYTAKSSIVTYDEQGASTQYDIYFTKTDDDEWEVSIYRNDEANDDDDGTSFPYDNGELGSTTLTFDSTGELEDGSTSTLSFTDSETGLTIDLDFSDITQTATSTSIEGSANGSAASSSSDYTIGSDGVISTVSSDGTTTDTYKIALATVASPDNLEEVDGTAYQVDADSGTVVVGFAGTGSFGTIESSTLESSNVDLASELSDMIAAQRAYSANSKVFQTAADMLDTVINMVR
- a CDS encoding LOG family protein: MAKMRNGKRRKTDGSWAPLKDNQTDRQNARIVPQTPQTLSPSYRLAYADEDFLCREELRPVRLQLELLKTEMVLSERGIKSTVVMFGGARIPAPGQSAWAARNDIQRRNLEAASVFYDEARAFARQCSQYAARFNYQEYVIVTGGGPGVMEAGNRGAADVGAPSIGLNIVLPHEQAPNAFVTPDLSFNFHYFAIRKMHFLMRAKAIVVFPGGFGTLDEMFEAVTLIQTKRMAPIPLILFGREFWHRIIDFDSLAEFGTIAPDDVKLLSFVETADEAWDIIARRYEIETAETA
- the dapE gene encoding succinyl-diaminopimelate desuccinylase codes for the protein MSKHPANSSATDPVENLQTLIRCPSVTPAEGGALSALAAMLEPLGFTVERMVAREDGTPDVENLYARLGTEGPHLMFAGHTDVVPVGNEADWTYPPFSAEIAGGELYGRGAVDMKGGIACFVAAIARHIESHGAPKGSISFLITGDEEGPSINGTTKLLEWAAAKGERWDACLVGEPTNPDQLGDMIKIGRRGSLSGEIVVKGVQGHAAYPHLADNPVRGVIKLAEALMHPAFDAGTENFQPSNLEVTTIDVGNAATNVIAARASAKFNIRFNDTWTAETLRADIIARLDAASADPLLRPGRPPIAYELVWADRPSQVFLTRNNALISSLSAAIEKMTGRTPALSTTGGTSDARFIKDYCPVVEFGLVGQTMHMVDERVAVPDLEALTGIYGAFISSWFAHAGA
- a CDS encoding DsbA family protein; translation: MIKRRTLVAAAAACLAMPGLLRAKELGPQEIFFDKDIPVLGNPKGDVTIAEFFDYQCGYCKTYHPIVSKVVRDDGHVRLVMKDWPVFGPASVVAAQAVLSIPDLGQYKAAQDALLDMKGGLTPDSVSQALESVGVNMTAVKAAANKNSDKISRLLDRNWLQAQALSFRGTPSFVIGTTLYPGALDEKALKEAIAKARAA
- the dapD gene encoding 2,3,4,5-tetrahydropyridine-2,6-dicarboxylate N-succinyltransferase — encoded protein: MSAMDLSSLQTVIDTAFDNRDTITLSTKGEVRDAVEQSLALLDQGKVRVATRGEDGQWTVHQWLKKAVLLSFRLNDMEVVKGGPGASTWWDKVPSKFEGWGENQFRAAGFRAVPNAVVRHSAFIAPNAILMPSFVNLGAYVGEGTMVDTWATVGSCAQIGRHVHLSGGVGIGGVLEPMQAGPTIIEDNCFIGARSEVVEGCIIREGAVLGMGVYIGKSTRIIDRATGEVMYGEVPPYSVVVAGAMPSPNTMPNGLPAPSLYCAVIVKRVDAQTRSKTGINELLRD
- a CDS encoding glycerate kinase type-2 family protein → MAPLTLAPRSFLASLFAAAVAAADPLNGIRTHLPARPKGRTVVVGAGKGAAQMAAALETLWDGPLEGVIVTRYGYGCPLARLELLEAAHPVPDANGLAAAERLKRAIAPLGPDDLVIALICGGGSALLPAPPTGMTLEDEIYLNRQLLACGAPISAMNVVRKHLSTIKGGRLAALTRAPVISLIVSDIPGDNPAHVASGPTVPDASTRHQALEIVRTYGLRLPQTALDHLNSPAADAPHPDDPAFARDRHHIIASASVSLEAAALAAEAAGVRAAILSDSIEGEARDVAGVHAALAREIAAKDRPFPKPVVLLSGGETTVTMKSQGVQPTGRGGRNGAFALAMALGIAGHDIEAGHGIEVLAADTDGIDGTENNAGAFVDGTSIIRLKQLGLDGAALLDAHDSYSAFEALGDLFETGPTGTNVNDFRAILIL